The following is a genomic window from bacterium.
AGCCTTGAGAAAATGAAAAAGAAATTAAAAGTTTCCTGATTATTTTCAAACCCATGATTTGAGTGCAGCTCAAGCTTCCGGTTATGGGAAATTTGTGTGTCATGCCCGCGAAAGCGGGCATCCAGAGGATGGTGGGGAGGAGCTTTCATCCTTGTTTCAGACATGTTTTAAAGCCTCTATCACGAATTCAGCTTACATTCAATAAATTGAAAAAAATATTGACAATATAAGAAATAAACAGTACTTTATAATTAACTTAAGATACTCAACTGAAGAATCTATATACCTTAAAATAAATCAAAATTCGTAAAAACAATGTGGATTTCCTCAGATGGATATATTCGGCTCTATGCTGTAGAGAAATGATATTGTTTGAGAATATTTATTACAGGCAATAAGTTTTTAATAATGAGGTGTGTTATGAGAAAGATAGCATTCATTTTAGTATATTTATTAGTATTTACTTCTCTGACCGCACAAACAAAATCGCGCGGTATTAGCAATGTTGGTAAAATTATCAAATCTAAAGTTGATCAGGCAATCAATGAAATATTTGGAGAAAATAAGCAGCCTGATCTGACCTGTACTGTTTTATTCCAGGAACCCTCCAAAGACGGGATATTAGGTGAGGGTGAAACAGGTGAAGTGCTTGTTGGAGTTCATAATAATAGCATGATAAAACAGATTCAGCCAAAGCTTGAAATAGTACTGAAATCGAGCTGGAATCCAACGCCACATTCAGTTGTAAAATTCATGGATCCTATTGAACCCGGACAATCGGGACAATATGAAGCAAAGATGCGATGGGATAAACGGCTTCCGTCAGGAATAGTAACGTATAAAGTAGTAGCTGTTGATGTAAATTCAAGAGTTAAATCCAAACCTGTTGAACTTAATTTCAGCATTACAGGCAAAGGTACAAAAGAAGCTGAACCTGTTTTTGTGGATGTTGATAAGACTATACCAAAAGTATATGCTTCAAACCGATACGGAGTTGCGGTTATTATAGGTAATCAGGAATATTCAAACCGCGATATCCCCGATGTTGATTATGCTGTAAAAGATGCAGCAGCAATGAAAAAGTATCTGATAAATATGCTTGGTTATCGCGAAGAA
Proteins encoded in this region:
- a CDS encoding caspase family protein; protein product: MRKIAFILVYLLVFTSLTAQTKSRGISNVGKIIKSKVDQAINEIFGENKQPDLTCTVLFQEPSKDGILGEGETGEVLVGVHNNSMIKQIQPKLEIVLKSSWNPTPHSVVKFMDPIEPGQSGQYEAKMRWDKRLPSGIVTYKVVAVDVNSRVKSKPVELNFSITGKGTKEAEPVFVDVDKTIPKVYASNRYGVAVIIGNQEYSNRDIPDVDYAVKDAAAMKKYLINMLGYREENIIYVENAQKTDFESIFGTDTEFHGKLYNYVRPNESDIFIYYSGHGAPDLSSKKAYFMPSNSDPNYVKIYGYPLDVFYKNIDKIPAKSITVVLDACFSGGSQQGMLIKNASPMYI